One segment of Pan paniscus chromosome 20, NHGRI_mPanPan1-v2.0_pri, whole genome shotgun sequence DNA contains the following:
- the FCER2 gene encoding low affinity immunoglobulin epsilon Fc receptor isoform X1, which translates to MEEGQYSEIEELPRRRCCRRGTQIVLLGLVTAALWAGLLTLLLLWHWDTTQSLKQLEERAARNVSQVSKNLESHHGDQMAQKSQSTQISQELEELRAEQQRLKSQDLELSWNLNGLQADLSSFKSQELNERNEASDLLQRLREEVTKLRMELQMSSGFVCNTCPEKWINFQRKCYYFGKGTKQWVHARYACDDMEGQLVSIHSPEEQDFLTKHASHTGSWIGLRNLDLKGEFIWVDGSHVDYSNWAPGEPTSRSQGEDCVMMRGSGRWNDAFCDRKLGAWVCDRLATCTPPASEGSAESMGPDSRPGPDGRLPAPSAPLHS; encoded by the exons ATGGAGGAAGGTCAATATTCAG AGATCGAGGAGCTTCCCAGGAGGCGGTGTTGCAGGCGCGGGACTCAGATCGTGCTGCTGGGGCTGGTGACCGCCGCTCTGTGGGCTGGGCTGCTGACTCTGCTTCTCCTGTGGC acTGGGACACCACACAGAGTCTAAAACAGCTGGAAGAGAGGGCTGCCCGGAACG TCTCTCAAGTTTCCAAGAACTTGGAAAGCCACCATGGTGACCAGATGGCGCAGAAATCCCAGT CCACGCAGATTTCACAGGAACTGGAGGAACTTCGAGCTGAACAGCAGAGATTGAAATCTCAGG ACTTGGAGCTGTCCTGGAACCTGAACGGGCTTCAAGCAGATCTGAGCAGCTTCAAGTCCCAGG AATTGAACGAGAGGAACGAAGCTTCAGATTTGCTGCAAAGACTCCGGGAGGAGGTGACAAAGCTAAGGATGGAGTTGCAGATGTCCAGCG GCTTTGTGTGCAACACGTGCCCTGAAAAGTGGATCAATTTCCAACGGAAGTGCTACTACTTCGGCAAGGGCACCAAGCAGTGGGTCCACGCCCGGTATGCCTGTGACGACATGGAAGGGCAGCTGGTCAGCATCCACAGCCCGGAGGAGCAG GACTTCCTGACCAAGCATGCCAGCCACACTGGCTCCTGGATTGGCCTTCGGAACTTGGACCTGAAGGGGGAGTTTATCTGGGTGGATGGGAGCCACGTGGACTACAG CAACTGGGCTCCAGGGGAGCCCACCAGCCGGAGCCAGGGCGAGGACTGCGTGATGATGCGGGGCTCCGGTCGCTGGAACGACGCCTTCTGCGACCGTAAGCTGGGCGCCTGGGTGTGCGACCGGCTGGCCACATGCACGCCGCCAGCCAGCGAAGGTTCCGCGGAGTCCATGGGACCTGATTCAAGACCAGGCCCTGACGGCCGCCTGCCCGCCCCCTCTGCCCCTCTCCACTCTTGA
- the FCER2 gene encoding low affinity immunoglobulin epsilon Fc receptor isoform X2 — MNPPSQEIEELPRRRCCRRGTQIVLLGLVTAALWAGLLTLLLLWHWDTTQSLKQLEERAARNVSQVSKNLESHHGDQMAQKSQSTQISQELEELRAEQQRLKSQDLELSWNLNGLQADLSSFKSQELNERNEASDLLQRLREEVTKLRMELQMSSGFVCNTCPEKWINFQRKCYYFGKGTKQWVHARYACDDMEGQLVSIHSPEEQDFLTKHASHTGSWIGLRNLDLKGEFIWVDGSHVDYSNWAPGEPTSRSQGEDCVMMRGSGRWNDAFCDRKLGAWVCDRLATCTPPASEGSAESMGPDSRPGPDGRLPAPSAPLHS, encoded by the exons ATGAATCCTCCAAGCCAGG AGATCGAGGAGCTTCCCAGGAGGCGGTGTTGCAGGCGCGGGACTCAGATCGTGCTGCTGGGGCTGGTGACCGCCGCTCTGTGGGCTGGGCTGCTGACTCTGCTTCTCCTGTGGC acTGGGACACCACACAGAGTCTAAAACAGCTGGAAGAGAGGGCTGCCCGGAACG TCTCTCAAGTTTCCAAGAACTTGGAAAGCCACCATGGTGACCAGATGGCGCAGAAATCCCAGT CCACGCAGATTTCACAGGAACTGGAGGAACTTCGAGCTGAACAGCAGAGATTGAAATCTCAGG ACTTGGAGCTGTCCTGGAACCTGAACGGGCTTCAAGCAGATCTGAGCAGCTTCAAGTCCCAGG AATTGAACGAGAGGAACGAAGCTTCAGATTTGCTGCAAAGACTCCGGGAGGAGGTGACAAAGCTAAGGATGGAGTTGCAGATGTCCAGCG GCTTTGTGTGCAACACGTGCCCTGAAAAGTGGATCAATTTCCAACGGAAGTGCTACTACTTCGGCAAGGGCACCAAGCAGTGGGTCCACGCCCGGTATGCCTGTGACGACATGGAAGGGCAGCTGGTCAGCATCCACAGCCCGGAGGAGCAG GACTTCCTGACCAAGCATGCCAGCCACACTGGCTCCTGGATTGGCCTTCGGAACTTGGACCTGAAGGGGGAGTTTATCTGGGTGGATGGGAGCCACGTGGACTACAG CAACTGGGCTCCAGGGGAGCCCACCAGCCGGAGCCAGGGCGAGGACTGCGTGATGATGCGGGGCTCCGGTCGCTGGAACGACGCCTTCTGCGACCGTAAGCTGGGCGCCTGGGTGTGCGACCGGCTGGCCACATGCACGCCGCCAGCCAGCGAAGGTTCCGCGGAGTCCATGGGACCTGATTCAAGACCAGGCCCTGACGGCCGCCTGCCCGCCCCCTCTGCCCCTCTCCACTCTTGA
- the TRAPPC5 gene encoding trafficking protein particle complex subunit 5, translated as MEARFTRGKSALLERALARPRTEVSLSAFALLFSELVQHCQSRVFSVAELQARLAALGRQVGARVLDALVAREKGARRETKVLGALLFVKGAVWKALFGKEADKLEQANDDARTFYIIEREPLINTYISVPKENSTLNCASFTAGIVEAVLTHSGFPAKVTAHWHKGTTLMIKFEEAVIARDRALEGR; from the coding sequence ATGGAGGCGCGCTTCACGCGCGGGAAGTCGGCGCTGCTGGAGCGCGCGCTGGCGCGGCCGCGCACCGAGGTAAGCCTGAGCGCCTTCGCACTGCTGTTCTCCGAGCTGGTACAGCACTGCCAGAGCCGCGTCTTCTCCGTGGCCGAGCTGCAGGCGCGCCTGGCCGCGCTGGGCCGCCAGGTGGGCGCGCGCGTGCTGGATGCGCTGGTGGCGCGCGAAAAGGGTGCCCGGCGTGAGACCAAGGTGCTAGGCGCGTTGCTCTTCGTCAAAGGCGCCGTGTGGAAGGCGCTCTTCGGCAAGGAGGCGGACAAGCTGGAGCAGGCCAACGATGACGCGCGCACCTTCTACATCATCGAGCGCGAGCCGCTCATCAACACCTACATCTCCGTGCCCAAGGAGAACAGCACGCTCAACTGCGCCAGCTTCACGGCGGGCATCGTGGAGGCGGTGCTCACACACAGCGGCTTCCCTGCCAAGGTCACGGCGCACTGGCACAAGGGCACCACGCTCATGATCAAGTTCGAGGAGGCAGTCATCGCTCGAGACCGGGCCCTGGAGGGCCGCTGA
- the MCEMP1 gene encoding mast cell-expressed membrane protein 1 isoform X1 yields MEVEEIYKHQEVKMQAPAFKDKKQGVSAKNQGAHDPDYENITLAFKNQDHAKGGHSRPTSQVPAQCRPPSDSTQVPCWLYRAILSLYILLALAFVLCIILSAFIMVKNAEMSKELLGFKRELWNVSNSIQACEERQKRGWDSVQQSITMVRSKVDKLETTLAGACVVSPSMGVICHQCPELSWGQGIQGRRKPGS; encoded by the exons ATGGAAGTGGAGGAAATCTACAAGCACCAGGAAGTCAAGATGCAAGCACCAGCCTTCAAGGACAAGAAACAGGGGGTCTCAGCCAAGAATCAAG GTGCCCATGACCCAGACTATGAGAATATCACCTTGGCCTTCAAAAACCAGGACCATGCAAAGGGTGGTCATTCACGACCCACGAGCCAAG TCCCAGCCCAGTGCAGGCCGCCCTCAGACTCCACCCAGGTCCCCTGCTGGTTGTACAGAGCCATCCTGAGCCTGTACATCCTCCTGGCCCTGGCCTTTGTCCTCTGCATCATCCTGTCAGCCTTCATCATGGTGAAGA ATGCTGAGATGTCCAAGGAGCTGCTGGGCTTTAAAAGGGAGCTTTGGAATG TCTCAAACTCCATACAAGCATGcgaagagagacagaagagaggctgggattccGTTCAGCAGAGCATCACCATGGTCAGGAGCAAGGTGGATAAATTAGAGACGACATTAGCAGGTGCCTGTGTAGTGTCGCCTTCTATGGGGGTTATTTGTCACCAATGCCCGGAGCTGAGCTGGGGGCAGGGGATTCAGGGGAGGAGAAAGCCGGGGTCCTAG
- the MCEMP1 gene encoding mast cell-expressed membrane protein 1 isoform X2: protein MEVEEIYKHQEVKMQAPAFKDKKQGVSAKNQGAHDPDYENITLAFKNQDHAKGGHSRPTSQVPAQCRPPSDSTQVPCWLYRAILSLYILLALAFVLCIILSAFIMVKNAEMSKELLGFKRELWNVSNSIQACEERQKRGWDSVQQSITMVRSKVDKLETTLAGIKIIDTKVQKILEVLQKMPQSSP, encoded by the exons ATGGAAGTGGAGGAAATCTACAAGCACCAGGAAGTCAAGATGCAAGCACCAGCCTTCAAGGACAAGAAACAGGGGGTCTCAGCCAAGAATCAAG GTGCCCATGACCCAGACTATGAGAATATCACCTTGGCCTTCAAAAACCAGGACCATGCAAAGGGTGGTCATTCACGACCCACGAGCCAAG TCCCAGCCCAGTGCAGGCCGCCCTCAGACTCCACCCAGGTCCCCTGCTGGTTGTACAGAGCCATCCTGAGCCTGTACATCCTCCTGGCCCTGGCCTTTGTCCTCTGCATCATCCTGTCAGCCTTCATCATGGTGAAGA ATGCTGAGATGTCCAAGGAGCTGCTGGGCTTTAAAAGGGAGCTTTGGAATG TCTCAAACTCCATACAAGCATGcgaagagagacagaagagaggctgggattccGTTCAGCAGAGCATCACCATGGTCAGGAGCAAGGTGGATAAATTAGAGACGACATTAGCAG GCATAAAAATCATTGACACAAAGGTACAGAAAATCTTGGAGGTGCTGCAGAAAATGCCAC AGTCCTCACCTTAA